In Crinalium epipsammum PCC 9333, the following are encoded in one genomic region:
- a CDS encoding ABC transporter ATP-binding protein, with the protein MDNSLPANSQPSPLLAASGLCKNFGGLKAVDDAEIQVKKGSITGLIGPNGAGKTTFFNLLSNFIHPDKGRVIFDGEPIENMRPYQIAQMGMVRTFQVARVLSRLSVVENVMLGAQKQTGENFWRVWFQPHVVAQEEKQIRERAMAVLESVGLAHKAQDYAGALSGGQRKLLEMGRALMTNPKLILLDEPAAGVNPKLIEEICDRIMSWNREGLTFLIIEHNMDVIMSLCDRVWVLAEGQNLAAGTPAEIQTNSQVLEAYLGQ; encoded by the coding sequence TTGGATAATTCTTTACCCGCTAATTCTCAACCTTCACCTTTATTAGCGGCAAGTGGACTTTGCAAAAATTTTGGTGGGTTGAAAGCAGTCGATGATGCGGAAATTCAAGTTAAAAAAGGCAGCATTACAGGTTTAATTGGTCCCAATGGTGCTGGTAAAACGACATTTTTTAATCTGCTATCAAACTTTATTCATCCAGACAAAGGGCGGGTAATTTTTGATGGAGAACCTATTGAAAATATGCGTCCTTACCAAATTGCTCAAATGGGTATGGTGCGAACTTTTCAGGTAGCGCGGGTACTTTCTCGGTTATCTGTAGTTGAGAATGTCATGCTAGGCGCTCAAAAACAAACAGGGGAAAACTTTTGGCGGGTGTGGTTTCAACCTCATGTAGTGGCGCAAGAAGAAAAGCAGATTAGAGAACGAGCAATGGCTGTTTTAGAATCTGTGGGACTGGCGCATAAGGCACAAGATTACGCTGGAGCGCTGTCTGGAGGGCAGCGTAAGCTGTTGGAAATGGGGCGGGCGTTGATGACTAACCCTAAGCTGATTTTGTTGGATGAGCCTGCGGCTGGGGTGAACCCGAAGTTGATTGAGGAAATTTGCGATCGCATTATGTCATGGAACCGTGAAGGTTTAACTTTTTTAATCATTGAACACAATATGGACGTGATTATGTCCTTGTGCGATCGCGTTTGGGTATTAGCAGAAGGTCAAAATCTTGCTGCTGGTACTCCTGCGGAAATTCAGACTAATTCGCAAGTTCTTGAAGCTTACTTAGGGCAATAA
- a CDS encoding pentapeptide repeat-containing protein translates to MDANELLRRYAAGEINFNGVNLSGVNLFCADLIGVALVEADLHGASLIFAYLNRAKLYKANLTGSKLSGANLIQADLRGAMLHDADLHGARLQGADLRGADITLANLLDANLMEADLRDADLSGANLTGACLRGANLREEKRVYCSTLRGAKLHKADLRGANLSGADMARVDLSGANLAEVNLRGVDLSGANLSQANLKGAFLTEANLTQANLSGANLANARLERVILINGDLRGVDLRAATMPDIKLAQANLSGANLSQARLNRADLSRANLSKANLTDADLVDAYLAKADLEGANLTNSNLVRAEISSAHIMDAIFKNATMPDGNVNP, encoded by the coding sequence ATGGATGCTAACGAACTGCTTCGGCGCTATGCAGCAGGCGAAATAAACTTTAATGGTGTCAATTTAAGCGGTGTCAACTTGTTTTGTGCCGATTTGATTGGTGTAGCCTTAGTTGAAGCAGACCTACATGGTGCCAGCTTAATTTTTGCATACCTCAATCGAGCAAAGCTGTATAAAGCAAATTTAACGGGTTCAAAATTGAGTGGCGCTAATTTGATTCAGGCAGATTTACGGGGTGCAATGCTGCATGATGCAGATTTGCATGGTGCCAGACTACAAGGTGCAGATTTACGTGGTGCAGACATTACATTGGCAAATTTATTAGATGCTAACTTGATGGAAGCAGATCTGCGCGACGCTGATCTAAGTGGGGCAAACCTGACTGGCGCTTGTTTGCGCGGGGCTAACTTACGTGAAGAGAAAAGAGTTTATTGTTCAACTTTACGAGGTGCAAAGTTACACAAAGCTGATTTGCGGGGTGCAAATTTAAGTGGTGCAGATATGGCTAGGGTTGACTTGAGCGGTGCTAACCTTGCCGAAGTTAACCTGCGGGGCGTAGATTTAAGCGGCGCTAATCTGAGTCAAGCTAACCTCAAAGGAGCATTTCTTACTGAGGCTAACCTCACACAAGCAAATTTAAGCGGTGCTAACTTGGCTAATGCCAGATTAGAGCGGGTAATTTTAATTAACGGTGATCTTAGGGGCGTAGATTTGCGGGCTGCAACCATGCCTGATATTAAGCTGGCTCAAGCTAACCTTAGTGGTGCTAACTTGAGTCAGGCTAGGTTAAATAGAGCGGATTTGAGTCGGGCAAATCTCAGTAAAGCTAACTTAACTGATGCGGATTTGGTTGATGCTTATCTAGCTAAGGCAGATTTAGAGGGAGCGAATCTGACTAATTCAAATTTAGTTAGGGCAGAAATCAGTAGCGCCCATATAATGGATGCAATTTTTAAGAACGCAACCATGCCTGATGGTAACGTTAACCCTTAG